Genomic window (Candidatus Neomarinimicrobiota bacterium):
TGATTCAAAACCCGATATCTCTTGGTGAAACAAAAACCATTGGAGAAGCTCGCGATTTAATGGCCCATTACAGAATTAGCGGGCTTCCGGTAGTGAAAGGAAAAAAACTCATCGGTATTTTAACGAATCGAGATATTCGATTTGAAACTGATTTGAATCTAAAAGTCAGAGATAGAATGACCAGCAAAAATTTAGTAACAGTTCCGGTTGGAACTACCTTAGAAAAAGCAAAAATTATTCTGCAAAAACATCGGATCGAAAAATTATTAGTTGTAAATAAACGTGGAACGCTTGTTGGGCTTATTACGGTTAAAGATATCCAGAAAAAGGAACAGTTTCCCCATGCGTGTAAAGATGACGGAGGCCGTCTGCGGGTTGGCGCTGCAGTGGGGGTTGGAAATGATCTGATTGAAAGAGCCCAAGCCTTGGAATCTGCAGAAGTAGATGTCATTGTGCTTGATTCTGCGCATGGTCATTCCAAAGGAATTTTGGATGCAGTTGCACAGTTGAAGAAATTGTTTAAATCGACTCAAGTAATTGCCGGAAATGTTGCTACGCCGGAAGGTACGAAAGCATTGATTGATGCCGGTGTTGACGCTGTAAAAATTGGGATTGGCGCAGGTGCAAGTTGTACGACTCGGATTATTGCAGGCGTAGGATTTCCGCAATTTTCCTCTATTTTGAATTGCGTGGAATCAGCCCAGAAAAAAAATATACCTGTTATTGCTGATGGCGGAATCCGGTATAGTGGAGATATCGCCAAATCATTGGCGGCCGGCGCGGATACGGTCATGCTAGGTAGTTTGCTTGCAGGCGCAGAAGAATGTCCGGGAGAAACCATTTTATTTGAAGGAAGGCAATATAAATCGTATCGTGGAATGGGATCGCTTGGCGCAATGAAAAGAGGCAGCGGCGATCGATATTTTCAGGAAAATTCCGAACCGTCTAAATTGGTGCCGGAAGGGATTGAAGGTATTGTGCCATTTCGTGGACCCATAAGAAATACCATTCACCAGTTGCTCGGAGGAGTTCGCGCTTCGATGGGATATTGCGGTGCAAAGACAATTTCAGAATTTACTGAAAATGCGAAATTTGTTAAAATTACTGCAGCAGGATCAAAAGAAAGTCATCCGCACGAAGTACGGATTGTTAAAGAAGCACCGAATTACCAGATTCTGGATAAATAATCAAACTCTGTCAAGCTTAGCTTGACGCCCGCCTGCCGGTGGAGGGATTTTCGCCATTGGCGAAAAAGGTATGTAATAATAATCCTGACATTGCGAGGTTCCACAAAACCGAAGTAAACTCACTTTTTTGGTGATTGCCGCGCCTTTTTGGCCTACAATGAAACAAACAGGCGAATGGTTTGTGATTTATATATCTGTTCTTTTGTCTGATACAAAAGAACCAAAAAATCACAGCTGGATAAATTTTTCCTAAACCTTCGTCCGGTTTTTAGAAGAAACAAACTCGTTCCCGTAATGGTGCGGGAACTCAGACAACGTTTCTTCTGCAAGAAAAAACCGTACTTGTTTTTACACGGTAATATTTATCAGGCGGAATATTTCTTAATAAAAAAAACTGTCAAGCTGAGCTTGACGCCCGCCTGCCGGCGGACAAGAAGCAGGGTATTACAATTAACTAAGCGAATTTAAATGACGGGTGATCTGCGATTTACGTCGGGCTGCTGTATTTTTATGAATCATATTCTTGCTCGCCATCTTGTCGATGGTGCTTACAGCATTTGCATACAATTTATCTGCCTCGGCCTTATCTGTAGTGTTCAGTACATTTTTGACGGCAGTTTTTAGCGTTGATAATCGAGCGACATTCCGTGTGTGACGGGTTTTGTCCTGACGGGTGCGTTTGATCTGTTGTGGATGTCTGTCCATTAATTTAGTTTTCCTTTTGTTTCGGGCGGCGAAGTTATTGCGGATTCACTCTTAAGTCAACTGGATAACGATTTAATTAAATTTTTGTTTTCCATTGTGATTAGTACAAACATCACCGTTTTAAATTGCATTTGAGAATAGCACGATGAATGATGAGCTACCCTAACCCACGGTTTTGTAACGAATTTGTGGTTCAACTGCAACCGTTTCTTAGACAGAAAGTGAACCATCGCTGGATCTACGGCGGGTTTTTCCCCGAAAAAAGAGTACCAGTGATCCACAGAAGAGTGGCGTCATTATAAGCCATGGAAGTTGCCCCTGAAAGGTAATGGTCCGGCCGTTAAACTCGAATAGCGTGGGATTTAACCAAGGGCCTGTTGGGGCGAAAGGCGCCCAAGACAATGGCTTTCCCACAGCAACCTGATCATGGTAGAGAAACATTTCAACAAAAATATTTTGCCCAAGAAACCAGATTAAGAGAAGCAGGAATGCCCCCCAATGCCAGCGGACGAATACTGATGCAGGATCACCGAAAAACCGCCATACTAGCAAGAGGCCAACCAGGCAGATGGACCCCGCATCTGCAAGAGAATTGAGAATCCAATTCAGGTGAATCGGAATTGCTGCACTCAAAGCTGGTGCGCGCCGAAGGTCGACAGAATCTCCGGCGACCCAACCATAGGTAAACCAGAGTTCCCACCCTATTGCACAGGTTGCAAAGCAAGCTCCGTAAAATGGAAGCACCCAAGATGGGATGCGCTGCTTCTGATGCAACACCGACACGAGAACGAGTGGAATAAGTGAGCTCAGATAGATGACGGCGACAATCCTAATGTGTTCGGGACTAATAGCTGTTTTTCCTCTGCTTTTTAACGAATAAACTCACCGGCGGCATTAATTCCTAATTCTCATTGCCGTCCGGGGGTGGAGTGAGGGATATATTATTTCCGAGCCACTCGAGAAATTCAGCTTTGTTCATTCCCCCTTTTTTCCATTGCAGGACATTACCTTGTGGGTCAGTGATGATGGTGATTGGCGTCATGCTCACGCGGTAACGACTCAACACTGCGGCCGCGTCAGGATCATCCACGTCTATTGTTACAGGGATAAATGCTGCATTGACCATAGCCGTCACCTGCTCGTCGG
Coding sequences:
- the guaB gene encoding IMP dehydrogenase, which codes for MSNQPPFELALTFDDVLLVPQKSSVLPKEVDITTRLTNKISLNIPILSAAMDTVTESKVAIALAREGGLGIIHKNLSIEDQIAMVDKVKRSESGMIQNPISLGETKTIGEARDLMAHYRISGLPVVKGKKLIGILTNRDIRFETDLNLKVRDRMTSKNLVTVPVGTTLEKAKIILQKHRIEKLLVVNKRGTLVGLITVKDIQKKEQFPHACKDDGGRLRVGAAVGVGNDLIERAQALESAEVDVIVLDSAHGHSKGILDAVAQLKKLFKSTQVIAGNVATPEGTKALIDAGVDAVKIGIGAGASCTTRIIAGVGFPQFSSILNCVESAQKKNIPVIADGGIRYSGDIAKSLAAGADTVMLGSLLAGAEECPGETILFEGRQYKSYRGMGSLGAMKRGSGDRYFQENSEPSKLVPEGIEGIVPFRGPIRNTIHQLLGGVRASMGYCGAKTISEFTENAKFVKITAAGSKESHPHEVRIVKEAPNYQILDK
- the rpsT gene encoding 30S ribosomal protein S20; translation: MDRHPQQIKRTRQDKTRHTRNVARLSTLKTAVKNVLNTTDKAEADKLYANAVSTIDKMASKNMIHKNTAARRKSQITRHLNSLS
- a CDS encoding thioredoxin fold domain-containing protein, producing the protein MKFKTGEFWRFFWLVFLVVSLGYAWYSFYAPSNNVAWADDYRSAQQQASKSGKPIIIFFTGKWCVPCRIMKRKVWSDEQVTAMVNAAFIPVTIDVDDPDAAAVLSRYRVSMTPITIITDPQGNVLQWKKGGMNKAEFLEWLGNNISLTPPPDGNEN